In a genomic window of Chaetodon auriga isolate fChaAug3 chromosome 1, fChaAug3.hap1, whole genome shotgun sequence:
- the LOC143324186 gene encoding uncharacterized protein LOC143324186 encodes MGVLFLDDHTYRDRNGMAQVWTLTSSALNTREYSELTQDFVDWCQWNCLQINAGKTKELVVDFRRQTLCLLTPVNIQGTDIEKLLRSGGGAGDLVAGSPLSRVLCSPGFWVSSQRARAFMIHNTQHSLCLEESAVTDEVLLKKCNLDSQSQQWIWINQGMLMCVASSRCLSAMQREPLNTQSCQGPKVDAAGLMWDCDRDRLISRNTSMLLSIDGQHLILTHDNKHSEWRSLDEGDICQEKLRSRRASDDLEDFEAAEEQTGELAAMTEEQREYLRWYYRTEDPTTWKFVLLGLAFVCLLVGFLLLGMGAMANKNRKKIAKYKAAAAVAQKTEGEELLVISPVRDNSGSIPSPSLDSLLEGKKPSPSNGEMTELKAGNIVVTWKDGNASCLYSDPTAEEEKQEQVSTAELEDDETMKTTG; translated from the exons ATGGGAGTG CTGTTCCTTGATGACCACACGTACAGAGACCGCAATGGCATGGCGCAAGTTTGGACTCTGACTTCGAG TGCTCTCAATACCAGAGAGTACAGCGAACTGACGCAGGACTTCGTGGACTGGTGCCAGTGGAACTGCCTCCAGatcaatgcagggaaaaccaaagaactgGTGGTGGATTTCCGCAGACAAACACTCTGCCTCCtgacaccggtgaacatccagggaacgGACATCGAGaag ttGCTGAGGTccggtggtggtgctggtgatCTGGTGGCGGGATCCCCCCTTTCTcgtgtgctgtgctcccctgggtTCTGGGTTTCCtcacaga GGGCGAGGGCGTTTATGATCCACAACACCCAGCACAGCCTGTGTCTGGAGGAGTCAGCAGTTACAGATGAAGTTCTACTGAAGAAGTGCAACTTGGACTCACAGTCCCAGCAGTGGATTTGGATCAATCAGGGCATGCTGATGTGTGTTGCATCATCCAGATGTTTGTCAGCAATGCAGAGAGAGCCTCTCAATACTCAGTCCTGCCAGGGGCCAAAGGTGGATGCTGCAGGGTTAATGTGGGACTGTGACAGGGACAGATTGATCAGCAGGAACACATCAATGCTGCTATCAATAGATGGCCAGCATCTGATTCTCACACATGACAACAAACACTCTGAGTGGAGATCTCTAGATGAAGGGGACATCTGCCAGGAAAAACTCA GATCCAGAAGGGCCTCTGATGATCTTGAAGACtttgaggctgcagaggagcagacaggtgagctggCAGCCATGacggaggagcagagagagtaCCTACGCTGGTACTATCGCACAGAGGACC CAACCACGTGGAAGTTTGTGCTGCTGGGGTTGGCCTTTGTCTGCCTTCTTGTTGGCTTTCTGCTGCTGGGAATGGGAGCTATGGCCAATAA gaACAGGAAGAAGATTGCAAAGTAcaaggcagcagctgctgtggctcagAAGACTGAaggtgaggagctgctggtcaTTTCACCAGTCAGAGACAACAGTGGCAGCATACCATCACCATCACTGGACAGTCTGCTGGAGGGAAAGAAACCCTCCCCATCCAATGGGGAGATGACTGAGCTCAAAGCAGGAAATATAGTGGTCACATGGAAAGATGGCAATGCCTCCTGCTTGTACTCAGAtcccacagcagaggaggagaaacaggagcagGTGTCAACTGCTGAGTTGGAGGATGATGAGACAATGAAGACAACTGGGTGA